One Pyrococcus furiosus DSM 3638 genomic region harbors:
- a CDS encoding M24 family metallopeptidase, with the protein MRGNQKIFRKRMERFQEALKEKDIDAAVIRTLSTFIYLTGTKWLRPSLFVPAEGEPTVFVVKGEAEEFKRRSWIENVVEFQKVEDLMAGVVKLIQSSGARRVGLEFGVERDAYLLFFKMFQRLNPTVEVVDILDITMGMRMIKDEWEIENIRKAAKIANKGMKVAEEIIKPGLSELEIAAEIYRELMLNGSEDPKVYVSTTPRAHAEPFRDLKVKENSVVTVVIGTDWNHYYANMARTFVVGEPNERVKKAIEVKEKALEIALEETKVGVPLNSVERKLFQFFKENGFEDSYLAGYTHGVGLLIEEPPMPTIVVPTRATKVAENMVLSIIHTPLMIPEGAIKHEDTYLVKKDELEKLT; encoded by the coding sequence ATGAGAGGAAATCAAAAAATTTTTAGAAAAAGAATGGAGAGATTTCAGGAAGCTTTAAAAGAAAAAGACATAGATGCAGCAGTTATAAGAACTCTATCAACCTTTATTTACTTAACAGGGACTAAGTGGCTCCGTCCAAGCCTTTTCGTCCCCGCAGAGGGAGAGCCAACTGTATTCGTTGTTAAAGGAGAAGCGGAAGAATTCAAGAGAAGGAGCTGGATAGAGAATGTAGTTGAATTCCAAAAAGTTGAAGATCTAATGGCTGGAGTAGTTAAGCTAATTCAAAGTAGTGGAGCTAGAAGGGTAGGGCTTGAGTTTGGTGTGGAAAGAGACGCATACTTGCTATTTTTCAAAATGTTCCAAAGGCTTAATCCAACTGTCGAAGTAGTGGACATCCTTGACATAACTATGGGTATGAGAATGATAAAAGACGAGTGGGAAATAGAAAATATCAGAAAAGCCGCCAAAATAGCTAATAAAGGAATGAAGGTTGCCGAGGAGATAATCAAGCCAGGACTCAGTGAACTCGAAATAGCGGCAGAAATATACAGAGAGCTTATGTTAAATGGAAGTGAGGATCCAAAGGTTTATGTCTCAACTACTCCAAGAGCACACGCCGAACCCTTCCGAGATCTAAAGGTAAAAGAAAATAGTGTGGTGACGGTTGTTATAGGAACCGACTGGAATCATTATTACGCGAATATGGCAAGAACTTTTGTAGTAGGGGAGCCTAACGAAAGAGTAAAGAAGGCAATAGAGGTAAAGGAAAAAGCTTTAGAAATTGCCCTAGAAGAAACAAAAGTAGGCGTCCCACTAAACTCAGTTGAAAGAAAGCTCTTCCAGTTCTTTAAGGAGAACGGATTCGAAGATTCCTACCTCGCTGGTTACACCCACGGTGTCGGCTTGCTCATAGAAGAACCACCAATGCCCACTATTGTAGTTCCAACGAGAGCAACAAAAGTTGCAGAAAATATGGTTCTGAGCATAATTCACACACCTCTCATGATTCCAGAAGGGGCAATTAAGCACGAAGATACATATCTCGTCAAAAAAGATGAGTTAGAAAAGCTAACCTAA
- a CDS encoding ABC transporter ATP-binding protein, whose amino-acid sequence MSILTYSLRRYWQLSKKLRKRQMGIIILNTVVSFLEIKFALTIRNTINNPETGKIILLMVIFALINVLGFIVSYNLEISKRIMQVELIGRIYEKILHAKESAFKKKTPGEYLTDLMSNVVYVSFLAAALIPALVVNIVRFCAYLISLIMLSPELFMITLPLLVVFVLIFKKQMREMARLSSMEREKFSMLIERIRNKLEGRKTIKNLNALNGAKKKLNEEALNWYHSIRSLVFASKKYGYLYETLSQIIPLAAILIGLFWRIDVGTLVAFYIVSRDILEPLVVILSDLGYIPEAYPALKRIEEALSLEEEQFGNEILTKVESIEIQDVSYNGILENISLLIKRGETIGIVGESGSGKSTLANIIAGYYRPKKGNILINKIPIFNFKNLRDRVKLVESHEFIFPGTVKENITLWEDFSEEDIKNILKTVQLNIPLEEKIGPGYREVSLGERQRIALARALLRKPEVLILDEALSGVDPDMEAEIINEIKAKGITLIVISHRPSTINLVDKVIFIENGKVKMIKNLRLPSS is encoded by the coding sequence ATGAGCATTCTCACATATTCACTTAGAAGATACTGGCAGTTATCAAAAAAGCTAAGAAAAAGGCAGATGGGAATAATAATACTAAATACCGTAGTTTCCTTTTTGGAAATTAAATTTGCCCTCACTATTAGGAACACCATAAACAACCCAGAGACGGGTAAAATAATTTTATTAATGGTTATTTTTGCTTTAATTAATGTCCTTGGCTTTATAGTCTCGTATAATCTTGAGATATCTAAAAGGATAATGCAAGTAGAACTTATAGGCAGAATTTATGAAAAAATTCTACACGCTAAAGAGAGCGCATTTAAGAAAAAAACTCCTGGAGAGTATTTAACTGATTTGATGTCAAATGTTGTATACGTCAGCTTTTTAGCAGCAGCTTTAATTCCAGCGTTAGTAGTTAATATCGTTAGGTTTTGTGCCTATTTAATTTCCCTTATTATGCTAAGTCCCGAACTCTTCATGATAACATTGCCCCTTTTGGTTGTATTTGTTCTCATATTCAAAAAACAAATGAGAGAAATGGCGAGACTTTCTTCCATGGAAAGAGAGAAATTTTCAATGCTCATTGAACGAATTAGAAATAAGTTAGAGGGTAGAAAGACTATCAAAAACCTCAACGCTCTGAATGGTGCAAAAAAGAAATTAAACGAAGAGGCCTTAAACTGGTATCATTCCATTAGAAGCCTTGTTTTTGCGTCTAAAAAATATGGATATCTCTATGAGACACTATCCCAAATAATCCCCCTAGCAGCAATTCTCATTGGTTTATTCTGGAGAATAGACGTTGGAACTTTGGTGGCATTTTACATAGTCTCAAGGGATATCTTAGAACCCCTTGTCGTAATTTTGTCGGATTTGGGATATATTCCAGAAGCTTATCCAGCACTAAAAAGAATTGAAGAAGCGCTTAGCTTAGAAGAAGAGCAATTTGGAAATGAAATTCTAACAAAAGTGGAAAGCATAGAAATACAGGACGTAAGTTACAATGGCATTCTAGAAAATATCTCCCTGCTAATAAAGAGAGGAGAAACAATAGGGATAGTTGGAGAGAGTGGAAGCGGAAAGAGCACGCTTGCAAATATAATTGCAGGCTATTATCGTCCAAAAAAGGGTAATATCCTAATAAATAAAATCCCCATCTTTAACTTCAAGAACTTGCGTGATAGAGTAAAGCTTGTTGAAAGTCATGAATTTATATTCCCAGGAACTGTAAAGGAAAATATCACTTTATGGGAAGATTTTAGCGAAGAAGACATCAAGAATATTCTAAAAACAGTCCAACTCAATATCCCCTTAGAAGAGAAAATTGGTCCTGGATATAGAGAAGTCTCTTTGGGAGAAAGACAGAGAATTGCCTTAGCGAGAGCACTACTCCGTAAACCAGAGGTTTTAATCTTGGACGAGGCATTGTCAGGGGTAGATCCTGACATGGAGGCTGAAATCATTAATGAAATAAAGGCAAAAGGAATAACATTAATTGTAATATCTCATCGTCCATCAACAATTAATTTAGTGGACAAAGTTATTTTCATAGAAAACGGAAAGGTAAAAATGATTAAAAATTTGAGACTCCCCTCATCCTGA
- a CDS encoding peroxiredoxin, which translates to MKIGDKAPDFVLKDQHGKEFKLSDFRGKKILLSFHPLAWTKICEKQMKALEENYEKFESLNVIPVGISVDPIPSKKAWAEHMGLKKLRILSDFWPHGEVAKLYGVFREKDGFSERANILIDEEMKIIFYKVYPIRELPDLNEIFDILKI; encoded by the coding sequence ATGAAGATTGGAGATAAAGCTCCAGACTTTGTTTTAAAAGACCAGCATGGAAAGGAATTCAAACTAAGTGACTTTAGAGGAAAGAAGATTTTGCTCTCTTTCCATCCCCTAGCTTGGACAAAAATATGTGAAAAGCAGATGAAAGCACTGGAAGAAAACTATGAAAAATTTGAATCCTTAAACGTAATTCCAGTTGGAATAAGCGTTGATCCTATCCCCTCAAAGAAGGCATGGGCAGAGCACATGGGCCTTAAAAAGCTAAGAATTCTAAGCGACTTCTGGCCGCATGGTGAGGTTGCAAAGCTATACGGAGTGTTCAGAGAAAAGGATGGATTTTCAGAAAGAGCTAACATACTAATAGATGAAGAGATGAAGATTATCTTCTACAAGGTTTACCCAATTAGAGAACTTCCAGATCTAAATGAAATATTTGACATCCTGAAAATATGA
- the snatA gene encoding neutral amino acid NAAT transporter SnatA: MEVLKDFLLFYGGLFAITNPIGAVPVFIAVTRNLSPEKRKEIARKTSTTVMVTLLVFALVGEWIFKFFGASTDAFSIAGGIILFRMSLEMLSGKLSSVKISEEEEHISEEAVTLEEVAIIPLAIPLLSGPGAITTTMLYMAKSSTMIEKSIVLLVVVAIGITVWIILSAANRIHQKLGTIGIKVMTRMMGLILASMAVQMVINGVKGAFNI, translated from the coding sequence ATGGAAGTTCTAAAAGACTTTTTACTCTTTTATGGAGGTCTTTTCGCGATAACTAATCCAATAGGGGCTGTTCCAGTGTTTATAGCTGTAACTAGAAATTTAAGTCCAGAGAAGAGAAAGGAAATAGCAAGGAAAACTTCCACTACAGTTATGGTAACTCTCTTAGTCTTTGCTCTAGTGGGGGAGTGGATTTTCAAGTTCTTCGGAGCATCTACAGATGCATTTTCAATAGCAGGAGGGATAATTCTCTTTAGAATGTCTCTAGAGATGCTCTCAGGAAAGCTTTCTTCCGTAAAAATAAGTGAAGAAGAAGAACATATCAGTGAAGAAGCTGTAACACTTGAGGAAGTGGCTATAATTCCACTCGCGATTCCTTTACTTTCAGGCCCAGGTGCCATAACCACCACAATGCTCTACATGGCTAAGAGCTCTACAATGATTGAAAAATCTATAGTGCTACTAGTAGTGGTAGCAATAGGGATTACAGTGTGGATAATTCTTTCAGCCGCTAACAGAATACATCAAAAGTTGGGAACCATTGGGATTAAGGTAATGACAAGAATGATGGGTCTTATTTTGGCATCAATGGCAGTTCAAATGGTTATAAATGGTGTCAAAGGAGCGTTCAACATTTAG
- a CDS encoding 2-oxoacid:acceptor oxidoreductase subunit alpha encodes MKVVRDDISIVLGGAAGQGIQTVEVLLTHALKRAGYHVFGTKEYMSRIRGGINTTEIRVASRRVRAFVKRIDLLVPFKKGTLTWVKDRISDNTIVLGEKENIEEEFLEKINLVEVPLTKTALKVGSQLYLNTIAAGLIFGLFGAPVEIIESEVRNHFKGKSEKIVEKNVEAVREGYNIGRSIAEEGKIVVDIKPDEKVKEEILLSGTEAVGIGALAGGMNFLSFYPMSPSTGVSTFAAQHAEEFEIIVEQTEDEIAAINMAIGAWFAGARAMVSTSGGGFALMCEALSLAGMAENPVVIHLAQRPGPATGLPTRTMQGDLNLVLYAGHGDFPRIILAPGTLEEAFYLTAEAFNLADKYQVPVIILTDQYFVDSYYNLPEPDVSKVKVEKYIVKAEKGYKRYKLTEDGISPRAIPGYGEDVVVANGNEHDEWGDITEDAEITRKMQEKRAIKKLETIKRNAPLPKIIGREDAKFYVISWGSTFHIVEEALELLKRDDVAHVHFSWLYPLNPKIKDILAGKTLIAVENNVTGQFADLLKKELDIRVDHKILKYDGRPFAVEEVYEALKGVIE; translated from the coding sequence ATGAAAGTTGTAAGAGATGACATTTCCATAGTTCTTGGTGGAGCTGCAGGACAAGGAATTCAAACCGTAGAAGTTCTGTTAACACATGCCCTGAAGAGAGCAGGATACCACGTTTTTGGAACTAAAGAATACATGTCAAGGATTAGAGGCGGAATAAACACAACAGAAATAAGAGTCGCCTCTAGACGTGTTAGGGCATTTGTAAAAAGAATTGACCTACTAGTCCCCTTCAAGAAAGGCACCCTAACCTGGGTAAAGGACAGGATTAGCGATAACACGATAGTACTCGGTGAAAAAGAGAACATAGAGGAGGAATTTTTAGAAAAGATAAACCTTGTAGAAGTTCCCCTAACTAAAACCGCTTTAAAAGTTGGAAGTCAACTTTACTTAAACACCATAGCAGCAGGTTTAATCTTTGGACTCTTTGGAGCCCCCGTGGAAATTATTGAATCGGAGGTAAGAAATCACTTCAAGGGAAAAAGTGAAAAAATTGTAGAGAAGAATGTCGAAGCAGTGAGAGAAGGGTACAACATTGGGAGGAGCATTGCAGAGGAAGGAAAAATTGTAGTGGACATCAAACCTGATGAAAAAGTGAAGGAAGAAATACTTCTAAGTGGAACTGAAGCCGTTGGAATTGGAGCTCTAGCTGGTGGAATGAACTTCTTATCATTCTACCCAATGAGTCCATCCACAGGAGTATCAACGTTTGCTGCTCAACATGCTGAGGAGTTTGAAATCATAGTAGAGCAAACTGAGGATGAGATTGCCGCAATAAACATGGCAATCGGAGCTTGGTTCGCAGGAGCTAGAGCAATGGTAAGCACTTCTGGAGGAGGATTTGCCCTCATGTGTGAAGCCTTGAGTTTAGCTGGAATGGCTGAGAATCCTGTGGTGATTCATTTAGCCCAAAGACCAGGCCCAGCTACTGGTCTTCCAACAAGAACAATGCAAGGTGACCTAAACTTAGTTCTGTACGCTGGTCATGGAGACTTTCCTAGAATCATTCTAGCTCCTGGGACTTTAGAAGAGGCCTTTTATTTAACTGCAGAGGCATTCAACCTTGCAGATAAATATCAAGTTCCAGTTATAATACTCACCGATCAGTATTTTGTGGACTCATACTACAATCTCCCAGAACCTGACGTTTCAAAGGTAAAAGTCGAGAAATATATAGTGAAGGCAGAGAAGGGGTATAAGAGATACAAGTTAACTGAAGACGGAATTTCTCCGAGAGCTATCCCAGGATATGGAGAGGATGTTGTTGTGGCGAATGGAAATGAGCACGATGAATGGGGAGATATAACTGAAGATGCTGAGATAACAAGGAAAATGCAAGAAAAGAGGGCTATCAAAAAATTAGAGACCATAAAAAGAAACGCTCCACTTCCAAAGATAATCGGAAGGGAAGACGCTAAATTCTACGTAATATCTTGGGGCTCTACTTTCCACATAGTGGAAGAAGCTTTAGAATTACTCAAGAGAGACGATGTTGCACACGTACACTTTAGCTGGCTATACCCATTAAATCCAAAGATAAAAGATATTCTAGCTGGAAAAACATTGATTGCAGTAGAAAACAACGTCACAGGACAATTCGCTGATCTTCTGAAGAAAGAGCTTGATATAAGAGTTGATCATAAGATATTAAAGTATGATGGCCGTCCTTTTGCCGTTGAGGAGGTTTATGAAGCTCTTAAGGGGGTGATTGAATGA
- a CDS encoding thiamine pyrophosphate-dependent enzyme has protein sequence MTPKEIFESNRPGSKDVAWCPGCGNFGIRNILIEAFSELNLKPTEVVIISGIGQAAKMPHYINVNGYHTLHGRAIPIATAVKAANPSLTVIAEGGDGDMYAEGGNHLLHAIRRNPDITVLIHNNQIYGLTKGQASPTTPIGMKTPTQPWGVFEEPLNPIALAIALGASFVARTFVGYFKESVEIIKQAIKHKGLAIVDIFQPCVSFNKLNTYSWYKEHTYWMKDHDPHDRIEAFKRAIETDPLPLGIFYINEKPTFEEQVPAYKRDKRPLWMRDPKIELVKKFFESKR, from the coding sequence ATGACCCCTAAAGAAATTTTCGAATCTAACAGACCTGGAAGTAAAGATGTAGCCTGGTGCCCTGGGTGTGGTAATTTTGGTATTAGAAATATCCTAATAGAAGCATTTTCCGAACTAAACTTAAAGCCCACTGAGGTTGTGATAATTAGTGGAATAGGACAGGCGGCTAAAATGCCCCATTACATTAACGTAAATGGGTATCACACCCTTCACGGGAGAGCAATCCCAATTGCCACAGCCGTAAAAGCGGCAAATCCTTCCCTAACAGTTATTGCCGAAGGTGGAGACGGTGATATGTATGCAGAAGGCGGCAACCATCTCCTTCACGCCATTAGAAGGAATCCCGACATAACAGTTTTGATCCATAACAACCAAATTTATGGTTTGACAAAAGGACAAGCCTCGCCTACAACCCCTATTGGAATGAAAACTCCTACACAACCCTGGGGGGTTTTTGAAGAGCCTTTAAATCCAATAGCCCTAGCAATTGCCTTAGGAGCTTCTTTCGTTGCGAGGACTTTCGTTGGATATTTTAAAGAGAGCGTTGAAATAATTAAGCAGGCAATAAAGCATAAAGGATTGGCAATAGTCGATATATTCCAGCCATGTGTATCTTTTAACAAACTCAACACATACTCCTGGTACAAAGAACATACTTACTGGATGAAAGATCATGATCCCCACGATAGAATTGAAGCCTTTAAGAGAGCAATAGAAACAGACCCTCTCCCCCTGGGAATATTCTACATCAACGAAAAGCCTACATTCGAGGAGCAAGTTCCAGCATATAAGAGGGATAAGAGGCCATTGTGGATGCGTGATCCCAAGATTGAATTAGTTAAAAAGTTCTTTGAGAGCAAGAGGTGA
- a CDS encoding SagB/ThcOx family dehydrogenase: protein MKIELPQPRLKSDVCLEEAIFKRKSIRRYKNEPLTLGELSQLLWAAAGKNAWGKKNYPSAGACYPLEVYAVVSNVENLPPGLYHYNGEEHTLELIRKGDLREELAEACLGQRCVATAPVNIVIVAHFERTTSRYGERGIRYVYMDTGHMGQNIYLQATALGLGTVAVGAFYDEKVKEVLGVEGHPVYVFPVGRLL, encoded by the coding sequence ATGAAGATTGAACTCCCCCAACCCAGGCTAAAGAGTGATGTTTGTTTGGAGGAGGCGATTTTCAAGAGGAAGAGCATTAGAAGGTACAAGAATGAACCTTTAACCCTTGGGGAGCTTTCTCAGCTCTTATGGGCAGCAGCAGGAAAGAACGCTTGGGGAAAGAAGAACTACCCAAGTGCTGGCGCATGCTATCCTTTGGAAGTCTATGCTGTGGTCTCAAATGTTGAGAACCTTCCACCTGGGTTATACCACTACAATGGAGAGGAGCACACTCTTGAACTTATCAGAAAAGGAGATCTAAGAGAAGAGCTTGCTGAGGCCTGTTTGGGCCAAAGGTGCGTTGCTACGGCACCAGTGAATATAGTGATAGTCGCTCACTTCGAAAGAACGACCTCTAGATATGGGGAGAGGGGCATTAGGTATGTATATATGGATACGGGACACATGGGACAGAACATCTATCTCCAAGCTACTGCCTTAGGTCTAGGAACTGTGGCTGTTGGGGCGTTTTATGATGAAAAAGTAAAAGAAGTGCTTGGAGTGGAAGGACATCCAGTTTATGTATTTCCTGTTGGTAGGCTCCTCTGA
- a CDS encoding thioredoxin family protein yields MIIEYDGEIDFTKGRVVLWFSIPGCPPCRLVERFMTELSEYFEDIQIVHINAGKWKNIVDKFNILNVPTLVYLKDGREVGRQNLIRSKEEILKKLKELQE; encoded by the coding sequence ATGATAATTGAATATGATGGAGAGATAGATTTTACAAAGGGAAGAGTTGTGCTGTGGTTTTCTATCCCAGGTTGCCCTCCATGCAGGTTAGTTGAGAGGTTTATGACGGAGTTAAGTGAGTACTTTGAGGACATTCAAATTGTTCATATAAATGCAGGGAAATGGAAAAACATTGTTGATAAGTTTAACATTCTAAATGTTCCTACTCTAGTTTATCTCAAAGATGGAAGGGAAGTTGGAAGGCAGAATCTTATAAGAAGTAAGGAAGAAATTCTAAAAAAGCTTAAGGAACTCCAGGAGTAG
- a CDS encoding FprA family A-type flavoprotein gives MPKVWIEKLTEDMELYLIRVDDDQIKYFEAAWDIPEGITYNSYLLKLNDAVVLFDTVKKDYEDLFMDALKKLVDPKEITHIIVHHTEPDHSGALPRVLEENEYKAMVIGTQFARNLLEGFYGKKVVENFKVIKDGEEMKIGGKTFRFITVPWLHWPDTMITYLVEDKIIFSCDAGGGYSIPETIDDSSEEVVEKYLPYVTKYIVTVIGHYHKYIVENIRKLKELGIVKDVKMILPGHGLIWRRDPIRIFRHYEEVGAGRAEKGKVLVVYDSMYGFVEKRMDIVIDELKKHGMKPVIYKYTDKVAPAVSDILGEVPSAEAIVIGVSTYEADIHPRIRYLLYEIIDKANYEKPVLIVGAFGWGGGAGKKIESMITRSKFDHVMTVESKGAPSAEDEEKIRDAVRELIQRSLPTGNT, from the coding sequence ATGCCAAAAGTTTGGATTGAGAAGTTAACGGAAGATATGGAACTTTATCTAATAAGAGTTGATGACGACCAGATAAAGTACTTTGAAGCAGCCTGGGACATTCCAGAGGGGATAACGTACAACTCCTACCTTCTAAAGCTTAATGATGCTGTTGTTTTGTTTGACACAGTAAAGAAAGATTATGAAGATTTATTCATGGATGCACTAAAGAAGCTAGTTGATCCAAAGGAAATAACCCATATAATAGTTCACCACACCGAACCAGATCACAGTGGAGCTCTTCCCAGGGTTCTCGAGGAGAACGAGTATAAAGCTATGGTAATAGGAACTCAGTTTGCAAGGAACTTGCTCGAAGGCTTTTACGGAAAAAAGGTCGTAGAGAACTTTAAGGTAATAAAAGACGGAGAAGAAATGAAAATAGGAGGAAAGACATTCCGGTTTATAACAGTTCCTTGGCTTCATTGGCCAGACACAATGATAACTTACTTGGTTGAGGATAAGATAATATTCTCTTGCGACGCTGGTGGGGGGTACTCAATCCCAGAGACCATAGACGATAGCAGTGAGGAAGTGGTAGAGAAATACCTACCCTATGTCACAAAGTACATTGTCACCGTAATAGGTCACTACCACAAGTACATTGTGGAGAACATAAGAAAACTAAAAGAGCTTGGCATAGTAAAAGATGTAAAAATGATTCTTCCTGGCCACGGTTTAATATGGAGGAGAGACCCCATTAGAATATTTAGACACTATGAAGAAGTGGGAGCTGGTAGAGCAGAAAAAGGAAAAGTGCTTGTAGTTTACGATTCAATGTATGGGTTTGTGGAGAAGAGAATGGACATTGTTATAGACGAGCTGAAGAAGCACGGAATGAAGCCCGTAATCTACAAGTACACGGACAAGGTAGCTCCTGCTGTAAGCGATATCCTTGGCGAGGTTCCAAGTGCTGAGGCAATAGTTATTGGAGTCTCAACGTATGAAGCCGATATACACCCCAGGATAAGATATCTCCTCTACGAAATTATAGACAAGGCAAACTACGAAAAGCCAGTGTTGATAGTGGGAGCCTTTGGCTGGGGAGGAGGAGCAGGGAAGAAAATAGAGAGCATGATAACAAGGAGCAAATTCGACCACGTAATGACCGTTGAAAGCAAGGGAGCTCCCTCTGCAGAGGATGAGGAAAAGATAAGAGATGCTGTAAGGGAATTAATTCAGAGGAGCCTACCAACAGGAAATACATAA
- a CDS encoding ZIP family metal transporter, whose protein sequence is MFENFISNLASYILSISGGNIIVVSIYAGLFVALMTTLGALVAIIAHKLPEWSVDISLSFAAGVMIVASFTSLIIPGIELSGRFLPVGVGIFLGVLLIYAIDNLLPHEHLVKGYEGPRELKERLRTVWLIVFAVIIHNLPEGLAIGTSLVYNLKSGLVTAIAIGIQDFPEGTVVSLPLASIQKKRLTPIAMGALSGIAEMIMVVLGALLFSFFHGLLPYGLGLAGGAMLYVTVKEMIPEIYKREENEKLVTLGFFLGFYVMLFLDSMLG, encoded by the coding sequence ATGTTTGAAAACTTTATCTCAAATCTTGCCTCATACATTCTGAGTATTTCAGGAGGGAACATAATAGTAGTTTCCATATATGCTGGACTATTTGTTGCTCTTATGACAACTTTAGGAGCTTTGGTAGCTATAATCGCTCACAAACTTCCTGAGTGGAGCGTTGATATTAGCCTTTCTTTTGCGGCAGGAGTAATGATTGTAGCTAGTTTTACAAGCCTAATTATCCCAGGAATAGAGCTTTCAGGTAGATTCCTGCCCGTGGGGGTGGGTATTTTTCTTGGAGTGCTCCTTATATACGCGATTGACAACTTACTTCCCCATGAACATTTGGTTAAGGGATATGAGGGCCCTAGAGAACTTAAAGAAAGATTAAGAACAGTGTGGTTAATTGTGTTTGCTGTTATAATTCATAATTTGCCCGAGGGTTTAGCCATAGGAACGTCTCTTGTGTACAATCTTAAGAGTGGTCTTGTTACTGCAATAGCAATTGGAATACAGGATTTCCCTGAAGGAACAGTTGTTTCTCTCCCCCTGGCTTCTATTCAAAAGAAGCGTCTAACTCCTATAGCAATGGGAGCTTTGAGCGGTATAGCTGAGATGATAATGGTGGTCTTGGGGGCATTGCTTTTCTCTTTCTTCCATGGCCTTCTTCCCTATGGGTTAGGATTGGCTGGAGGGGCAATGCTTTATGTTACCGTGAAGGAGATGATTCCAGAAATATACAAGAGAGAGGAAAATGAAAAACTCGTGACATTAGGATTTTTCTTAGGGTTTTACGTAATGCTCTTCTTAGATTCAATGTTAGGTTAG
- a CDS encoding ferritin, whose amino-acid sequence MLSERMLKALNDQLNRELYSAYLYFAMAAYFEDLGLEGFANWMKAQAEEEIGHALRFYNYIYDRNGRVELDEIPKPPKEWESPLKAFEAAYEHEKFISKSIYELAALAEEEKDYSTRAFLEWFINEQVEEEASVKKILDKLKFAKDSPQILFMLDKELSARAPKLPGLLMQGGE is encoded by the coding sequence ATGTTGAGCGAAAGAATGCTCAAGGCTTTAAATGACCAGCTAAACAGGGAGCTTTATTCTGCATATCTATACTTTGCCATGGCTGCCTACTTTGAAGATCTTGGCCTTGAAGGTTTCGCCAACTGGATGAAGGCTCAGGCTGAAGAAGAGATTGGGCATGCACTGAGGTTCTACAACTACATCTACGATCGCAATGGTAGGGTTGAGCTTGATGAAATTCCAAAGCCTCCAAAGGAGTGGGAGAGCCCATTAAAAGCTTTTGAAGCTGCTTACGAGCATGAGAAATTCATAAGCAAGTCCATATATGAATTGGCAGCTTTAGCAGAGGAGGAAAAAGATTACTCGACGAGGGCATTCTTAGAGTGGTTTATCAACGAGCAGGTTGAGGAAGAGGCCAGCGTAAAGAAAATACTGGACAAGTTAAAGTTTGCTAAGGACAGTCCTCAAATATTGTTCATGCTTGATAAGGAGTTGAGTGCGAGAGCTCCAAAGCTCCCAGGGCTCTTAATGCAGGGAGGAGAGTAA